In Elaeis guineensis isolate ETL-2024a chromosome 1, EG11, whole genome shotgun sequence, a genomic segment contains:
- the LOC105031979 gene encoding probable GDP-L-fucose synthase 1 has product MGRLDAETTTTVGSFLSDKTAKVFVAGHRGLVGSAVHRKLVSLGFTNLLLRTHAELDLTRQSAVESFFAAEHPRYVILAAAKVGGIHANSTFPADFIAVNLQIQTNVVDAALRCGSVRKLLFLGSSCIYPKLAPQPIPESALLSGPLEPTNEWYAIAKIAGIKMCQAYRLQHGLDAISAMPTNLYGPFDNFHPENSHVLPALIRRFHEAKISGAKEVVVWGTGSPLREFLHVDDLADAVVFLMDRYSGLEHVNVGSGKEVSIKELAEMVKEVVGFQGELVWDATKPDGTPRKLMDSSRLAGMGWEAKISLKDGLVDTYKWYVENVAKHQQH; this is encoded by the exons ATGGGACGCCTCGACGCAG AGACCACCACCACAGTGGGCTCCTTCCTCTCGGACAAGACCGCCAAGGtgttcgtcgccggccaccgcgggCTCGTCGGCTCCGCCGTCCACCGGAAGCTGGTCTCCCTGGGCTTCACCAACCTCCTCCTTCGCACCCATGCGGAGCTGGATCTCACCCGCCAGTCCGCCGTCGAGTCTTTCTTCGCCGCCGAGCATCCCCGCTACGTGATCCTCGCCGCCGCCAAGGTCGGCGGCATCCACGCCAACTCCACCTTCCCCGCCGACTTCATCGCCGTCAACCTCCAGATCCAGACCAACGTCGTGGACGCCGCCCTCCGGTGTGGCTCCGTCCGCAAGCTCCTCTTCCTGGGCTCCTCCTGTATCTACCCCAAGCTCGCCCCCCAGCCCATCCCCGAGTCCGCCCTCCTTTCCGGCCCCCTCGAGCCCACCAATGAGTGGTACGCAATCGCCAAGATAGCTGGCATCAAGATGTGCCAGGCCTACCGCCTCCAGCACGGCCTGGACGCCATCTCTGCCATGCCCACCAACCTCTACGGCCCCTTCGACAACTTCCACCCGGAGAACTCCCACGTCCTTCCCGCCCTCATCCGCCGCTTCCATGAGGCCAAGATCTCCGGCGCCAAGGAGGTCGTCGTCTGGGGCACTGGATCCCCTCTCAGGGAGTTTCTCCACGTCGACGATCTTGCTgatgctgttgtcttcttgatggATCGCTACTCGGGCCTGGAACACGTGAATGTCGGCAGTGGGAAGGAGGTGAGCATCAAAGAGCTGGCGGAGATGGTGAAGGAGGTGGTCGGGTTCCAAGGGGAGCTGGTCTGGGATGCCACGAAGCCGGACGGGACCCCCAGGAAGCTCATGGACAGCTCGAGGCTGGCAGGGATGGGGTGGGAGGCGAAGATCTCGCTCAAGGATGGGCTTGTTGATACCTACAAGTGGTATGTGGAGAACGTAGCAAAGCACCAGCAGCACTGA